The following proteins are co-located in the Microcystis wesenbergii NRERC-220 genome:
- a CDS encoding glutamate decarboxylase: protein MVHQKINLDRLSPEETLITPTYASRALTSAVPKYEIPEGEMPPAVAYNLIRDELALDGNSRLNLATFVTTWMEPEAKQLMAETFDKNMIDKDEYPQTAEIELRCVNMIARLWNAPESEAATGCSTIGSSEAAMLGGMALKWQWRKRRQKEGKPTDKPNLVMGINVQVCWEKFCRYWEVEPRFVPMEGNRFHLNATEAIKLIDENTIGVIAIMGSTFDGSYEPVQEINDALEKLNRETGWQVPLHVDGASGGFIAPFLDPDLVWDFRLKWVKSINASGHKYGLVYPGVGWIIWRDRQELPEELIFHCNYLGGDLPNFALNFSRPGNQVVAQYYNFLRLGKEGYRQIHQACRDTALYLSGEIAKIGPFELITDGSTIPVFAWKLKETISDQANYSLFDLADKLRERGWLVPAYTMPKNRQDLTVQRVVIKEGFSRDMAALLLRDLQSAIAFFKSQSNYQSKLSGSHFHH from the coding sequence TTTAATCCGCGATGAACTCGCCCTTGATGGTAATTCTCGCCTGAATCTGGCTACTTTTGTCACCACTTGGATGGAACCGGAAGCCAAACAATTAATGGCGGAAACCTTCGATAAAAACATGATCGACAAGGATGAATACCCACAAACCGCCGAAATTGAACTGCGTTGTGTGAATATGATCGCTAGACTCTGGAATGCTCCCGAAAGCGAAGCGGCAACCGGTTGTTCTACCATTGGTTCCAGTGAAGCGGCGATGTTGGGAGGCATGGCTTTAAAATGGCAGTGGCGCAAACGCCGACAAAAAGAGGGTAAACCCACCGATAAACCTAATTTAGTCATGGGCATTAATGTGCAAGTTTGTTGGGAAAAATTCTGTCGTTATTGGGAGGTAGAACCGCGTTTTGTGCCGATGGAAGGGAATCGTTTTCATCTCAATGCGACCGAAGCAATTAAACTAATTGATGAGAATACGATCGGGGTAATTGCCATTATGGGTAGTACCTTTGATGGTAGTTACGAACCCGTCCAAGAAATTAATGATGCCCTAGAAAAATTGAACAGAGAAACCGGCTGGCAAGTTCCCCTGCACGTCGATGGTGCTAGTGGTGGTTTTATCGCCCCTTTTCTCGATCCCGATTTAGTCTGGGATTTTCGCCTCAAATGGGTTAAATCGATTAATGCTTCCGGGCATAAATACGGTTTAGTCTATCCCGGTGTCGGTTGGATTATCTGGCGAGATCGGCAAGAATTGCCAGAAGAATTAATTTTTCATTGTAATTATTTAGGCGGTGATCTGCCTAATTTTGCTCTTAATTTTTCTCGTCCCGGCAATCAAGTAGTCGCTCAATATTATAATTTTTTACGCTTGGGCAAAGAGGGTTATCGACAAATTCATCAAGCCTGTCGAGATACGGCTCTGTATTTATCGGGGGAAATCGCTAAGATCGGACCGTTTGAATTAATCACCGATGGCAGCACTATTCCGGTTTTTGCTTGGAAATTAAAGGAGACAATTAGCGATCAAGCTAATTATAGTTTATTCGATTTAGCCGATAAATTGCGCGAGCGGGGTTGGTTGGTTCCTGCCTATACAATGCCCAAAAATCGCCAAGATTTAACCGTGCAGCGCGTGGTGATCAAAGAGGGATTTAGTCGCGATATGGCGGCTCTGTTGTTGCGGGATCTTCAGTCAGCGATCGCCTTCTTTAAATCTCAGTCTAATTATCAGTCAAAATTATCTGGTTCCCATTTCCATCACTAA